Proteins encoded within one genomic window of Bombus terrestris chromosome 11, iyBomTerr1.2, whole genome shotgun sequence:
- the LOC110119170 gene encoding uncharacterized protein LOC110119170, with amino-acid sequence MLWSEPDEEEEALLCSPALMARRASESWIVAPPVEAMPAAAAAVSLQRKKSLPDVAQPIQLTATAPLSREEVSVLSSMRREEIRRQIDESERLRANPLLYLVSPQVKDWFSRQQLVMLVLFINISLALMFFKLLT; translated from the exons ATGTTGTGGTCGGAGCCCGACGAGGAGGAAGAGGCGCTATTATGCAGCCCCGCTCTGATGGCCAGGAGGGCCTCCGAGTCATGGATCGTCGCGCCTCCAGTGGAG GCGATGCCCGCGGCGGCAGCGGCAGTATCCCTTCAACGAAAGAAATCACTGCCGGATGTGGCTCAACCTATTCAGTTGACAGCAACGGCACCGCTATCCAGGGAGGAAGTCAGTGTCCTGAGCAGCATGAGGAGAGAGGAGATCCGCAGGCAGATCGACGAGAGTGAAAGACTCAGGGCCAATCCCTTACTATACTTGGTCAGTCCTCAGGTTAAA GACTGGTTCTCCCGGCAACAGCTGGTGATGCTGGTGCTGTTCATCAACATATCCTTAGCCCTGATGTTCTTCAAGCTGCTGACGTAG